The following are encoded in a window of Saccharothrix longispora genomic DNA:
- a CDS encoding fatty acyl-AMP ligase: protein MTDFVTRFRARPRSDRKVTHLPDGRPAAELTHLELDRRARAVASWLTDAGMAGRPVLLLYPAGLDFLVAFLGCLYARAVAVPAPLPLSGASRVDRVDRLVEDSGASMVLTDEAHVTALGGLSARTFDETAAPDPREPLEVDADAVAYLQYTSGSTSRPRGVEVTHGSLTHNLELFGKISGDVPVRRIGGWLPHHHDMGLVGLQLQALHAGADLVLLSPEAVVARPIRWLRAISDHRVDWTVAPDFGYAWTTRRVGDEELDGLDLSCLTMAVSGAEPIRIATLDAFADRFAPVGFRRSALTPGYGLAESTLVVTCTSRGLGPTVRSFTPASLAAGEVVPTSAADGVPLVGCGEPGGMEVRVVDPAAGAEVGDGTIGEIRVAGPSLAAGYHGDPAATRATFLTGPDGRWLRTGDLGFLLDGQLYVTGRLKELIIVRGRNLYPQDIEFSAREAHPDAGRGAAFGVRDAESGEHVVLVQEMRRASRGDPVEFADVVLDAVTRQSGVSVSVVVVRSNVIRHTTSGKVRRGHMRDLFLDGGLPALHSVLSPAVAAVVTASGEIHV, encoded by the coding sequence ATGACGGACTTCGTCACCCGCTTCCGCGCCCGCCCGCGCTCCGACCGGAAGGTCACCCACCTCCCCGACGGGCGCCCGGCGGCCGAACTGACCCACCTCGAACTCGACCGGAGGGCCAGGGCCGTGGCGTCCTGGCTGACCGACGCCGGGATGGCCGGCAGACCGGTGCTGCTGCTCTACCCCGCCGGACTGGACTTCCTCGTCGCGTTCCTCGGCTGCCTCTACGCGCGTGCCGTGGCGGTGCCCGCACCCCTGCCCCTGTCGGGGGCCTCGCGGGTGGACCGGGTGGACCGCCTGGTCGAGGACTCGGGCGCGTCGATGGTGCTCACCGACGAGGCGCACGTGACCGCGCTGGGCGGCCTGTCGGCGCGGACCTTCGACGAGACCGCCGCCCCCGACCCCCGGGAGCCGTTGGAGGTGGACGCCGATGCCGTCGCCTACCTCCAGTACACCTCCGGGTCGACCAGTCGGCCGCGCGGCGTCGAGGTCACCCACGGCAGCCTGACGCACAACCTGGAGCTGTTCGGGAAGATCAGCGGCGACGTCCCCGTCCGGCGGATCGGCGGCTGGCTGCCGCACCACCACGACATGGGGCTCGTCGGGCTCCAGTTGCAGGCCCTGCACGCGGGGGCCGACCTGGTCCTGCTCTCGCCGGAGGCGGTGGTCGCCCGCCCGATCCGCTGGCTGCGCGCGATCAGCGACCACCGGGTGGACTGGACCGTGGCCCCGGACTTCGGCTACGCGTGGACGACTCGCCGGGTCGGCGACGAGGAGCTCGACGGACTCGACCTGTCCTGCCTGACGATGGCGGTCAGCGGAGCCGAGCCGATCCGGATCGCCACGCTGGACGCGTTCGCCGACAGGTTCGCGCCGGTCGGGTTCCGGCGCAGCGCGCTGACCCCGGGGTACGGGCTCGCCGAGTCCACCCTGGTGGTCACCTGCACGTCACGCGGTCTCGGGCCGACCGTCCGCTCGTTCACCCCCGCGTCGCTGGCCGCCGGCGAGGTCGTGCCCACCTCCGCCGCCGACGGCGTGCCGCTGGTCGGGTGCGGCGAGCCGGGCGGCATGGAGGTGCGCGTCGTCGACCCGGCCGCGGGCGCCGAGGTGGGCGACGGCACGATCGGCGAGATCAGGGTGGCCGGGCCCAGCCTGGCCGCGGGCTACCACGGCGACCCCGCCGCGACGCGCGCCACGTTCCTCACCGGCCCGGACGGCCGGTGGCTGCGGACCGGTGACCTCGGGTTCCTCCTCGACGGACAGCTCTACGTCACCGGACGGCTGAAGGAGCTCATCATCGTCCGAGGCCGGAACCTGTACCCGCAGGACATCGAGTTCTCGGCCCGCGAGGCGCACCCGGACGCGGGCAGGGGCGCCGCCTTCGGCGTGCGGGACGCCGAGTCGGGGGAGCACGTCGTGCTGGTGCAGGAGATGCGCCGCGCCTCGCGGGGGGACCCCGTCGAGTTCGCCGACGTCGTGCTCGACGCCGTGACCAGGCAGTCCGGCGTGTCCGTGAGCGTCGTGGTCGTCCGGTCGAACGTCATCCGCCACACCACCAGCGGCAAGGTGCGTCGAGGGCACATGCGTGACCTGTTCCTCGACGGCGGGCTGCCGGCGCTGCACAGCGTGCTGTCACCCGCGGTCGCCGCCGTCGTCACCGCTTCAGGGGAGATCCATGTCTGA
- a CDS encoding EF-hand domain-containing protein produces MLNELLKRKFAHLFALLDVDDDGTIDKMDYTASADRIVTAFGYAPGSPQSELVRDRYNRLWEAVTRPMDTDGDDRVDVEEYSSGMDRFVTTSEEGYRTHIAPVADAFYDLMDVDGDGRITRTEYVRMAASAFRLSEDAGNAAFDKLDLDGNGSLDRDELHAANEQFFRCPEEDSRGNWIFGPIAA; encoded by the coding sequence GTGCTCAACGAACTGCTGAAGCGGAAATTCGCACACCTCTTCGCCCTGCTGGACGTGGACGACGACGGCACCATCGACAAGATGGATTACACGGCGTCGGCCGACCGGATCGTCACCGCGTTCGGGTACGCGCCGGGCTCGCCCCAGAGCGAACTCGTCCGGGACCGCTACAACAGGCTGTGGGAGGCGGTCACCCGCCCGATGGACACCGACGGGGACGACCGCGTCGACGTCGAGGAGTACTCCTCGGGCATGGACCGGTTCGTGACCACGTCCGAGGAGGGCTACCGCACCCACATCGCACCGGTCGCCGATGCCTTCTACGACCTGATGGACGTCGACGGCGACGGCCGGATCACCAGGACCGAGTACGTGCGCATGGCGGCCAGCGCCTTCCGCCTGTCCGAGGACGCGGGCAACGCCGCGTTCGACAAGCTCGACCTGGACGGCAACGGCTCGCTCGACCGCGACGAGCTGCACGCCGCCAACGAGCAGTTCTTCCGCTGCCCGGAGGAGGACTCCAGGGGCAACTGGATCTTCGGGCCGATCGCGGCCTGA
- a CDS encoding AfsR/SARP family transcriptional regulator, with the protein MLGPLHVAAGPDRVSRVPPGRQQVVLGALLLDANRVVGIDHLIDAVWDDAPPVTARRQIQICVSALRANLTSIGRGEAIVTRPPGYLLRVADGESDVQLFAALTAEGEALVRSGDPRGGLALLRQALALWRGPALGGTAGSRLTAKAAKLEEDRIAVLETCFDLELNAGRHRQVVGEISALVAQHPLRERLRSQLMLALYRSGRQAEALEAYRATRELLVDELGLEPGEDLRRLEAAILAGDPSLAVGAEGVPARQGRERQAPAAPPPVGTVVPLQLPADIGEFTGRAELVAQARELLAQGGRATRVVALVGKPGIGKSAVAVHVAHLLVEEHFPDGQLYCDLGGTREHPANAADVLGRFLRAMGIPGTSIPDAEDERAEMYRQLVARKRMLVVLDDAATESQVRALLPGSSSCSVVVTSRTRLTGLPGVRVLEVEVPSQDEALEMLATVVGHDRVDAEPAAAAALIRLVGSLPLALRIVAARLSARPSWSLAWMLERLSDERRRLDELAHGDMMVRASLALTYDGLQGESRRLLRLLGALDGLSFPTWVAAALLDEDVFVAADLLEGLVDAQMLEIVAVDATGGPRYRFHDLIRLFSREQLERNEGEGPRAAAVRRVVGGWLALAGEAHVRVYGGDFTSLHGDAPRWRPSASHVDRLLADPLLWLEAEQQNLCSAVETSAEEGLHEACWDLALTLVTLFEARCYFADWDRTHQRALAAVRAARNSRGEAALLCSLASLQLSWSRARAARDLVEPALRTFEALADGQGVALARRNLALAHHRLGDLDAAAPLYLAALEGFHASGDPVGQAWVLTQVAQIELESGEQESAANRLYEALDICRRFGNHRVEVQVRYRLSDLMIRQGRHDEAAEALTELLTGVRASGDTVGEARVLHKLAVVRGALGDAGGAEALLREALEVRERAMDHGGAAETRAELAVVLADRGDRDAAVSLLGRAISTFAERNMGAARLRAQQVLERIRTT; encoded by the coding sequence GTGTTGGGGCCATTGCACGTCGCCGCCGGCCCCGACCGGGTCAGCCGGGTGCCTCCCGGACGGCAGCAGGTGGTGCTCGGCGCCCTGCTGCTCGACGCGAACCGGGTGGTGGGCATCGACCACCTCATCGACGCGGTGTGGGACGACGCGCCACCGGTCACCGCTCGTCGGCAGATCCAGATCTGCGTGTCGGCGCTGCGCGCGAACCTCACGTCGATCGGGCGCGGCGAGGCGATCGTGACCCGGCCGCCGGGGTACCTGCTGCGGGTCGCGGACGGTGAATCGGACGTGCAGCTGTTCGCCGCCCTCACCGCCGAGGGCGAGGCGTTGGTCCGGTCCGGCGATCCCAGGGGCGGGCTCGCGCTGCTCCGCCAGGCGCTCGCGCTGTGGCGCGGACCGGCGTTGGGCGGCACGGCGGGCAGCCGGTTGACCGCCAAGGCCGCGAAGCTGGAGGAAGACCGGATCGCGGTGCTGGAGACCTGCTTCGACCTGGAGCTCAACGCGGGGCGGCACCGGCAGGTCGTGGGTGAGATCAGCGCGTTGGTGGCGCAGCACCCGCTGCGGGAGCGGTTGCGGTCGCAGTTGATGCTGGCGCTGTACCGGTCGGGGCGGCAGGCCGAGGCGTTGGAGGCGTACCGGGCGACGCGGGAGCTGCTGGTCGACGAGCTGGGGTTGGAGCCCGGCGAGGACCTGCGCCGGTTGGAGGCGGCGATCCTCGCGGGTGATCCCTCGTTGGCGGTCGGGGCGGAGGGCGTCCCGGCGCGACAGGGGCGGGAGCGGCAGGCGCCGGCCGCCCCTCCCCCGGTCGGGACCGTCGTGCCGCTCCAGCTCCCGGCGGACATCGGCGAGTTCACCGGGAGGGCGGAGCTGGTCGCGCAGGCGCGGGAGTTGTTGGCGCAGGGTGGCCGGGCGACGCGGGTGGTGGCGCTGGTCGGCAAGCCGGGCATCGGCAAGAGCGCGGTGGCCGTGCACGTCGCGCACCTGCTGGTGGAGGAGCACTTCCCGGACGGTCAGCTGTACTGCGACCTGGGCGGCACGCGGGAGCACCCGGCGAACGCCGCGGACGTGCTGGGCCGGTTCCTGCGCGCGATGGGCATCCCGGGGACGTCCATCCCGGACGCCGAGGACGAGCGGGCCGAGATGTACCGGCAGCTGGTGGCGCGCAAGCGGATGCTGGTGGTGCTGGACGACGCGGCGACCGAGAGCCAGGTGCGGGCCCTGTTGCCGGGCAGCAGTTCGTGCTCGGTGGTCGTGACGAGCCGGACGCGGCTCACCGGCCTGCCGGGGGTGCGGGTGCTGGAGGTCGAGGTGCCCTCCCAGGACGAGGCCCTGGAGATGCTGGCCACGGTCGTCGGCCACGACCGGGTGGACGCGGAACCGGCCGCGGCGGCGGCGTTGATCCGGTTGGTCGGCTCGCTGCCGCTGGCGCTGCGCATCGTCGCCGCCCGCCTGTCGGCCCGGCCGAGCTGGTCGCTGGCGTGGATGCTGGAGCGGTTGTCCGACGAGCGGCGGCGGCTCGACGAGCTGGCGCACGGCGACATGATGGTGCGCGCGAGCCTCGCGCTCACCTACGACGGGTTGCAGGGCGAGTCGCGCCGGTTGCTCCGGCTGCTCGGCGCGCTGGACGGGCTGAGCTTCCCGACGTGGGTCGCGGCGGCCCTGCTCGACGAGGACGTGTTCGTGGCGGCCGACCTGCTGGAGGGCCTGGTCGACGCGCAGATGCTGGAGATCGTGGCGGTCGACGCGACGGGCGGCCCGCGGTACAGGTTCCACGACCTCATCCGGTTGTTCTCGCGGGAGCAGCTGGAGCGCAACGAGGGCGAGGGGCCGCGCGCGGCGGCGGTGCGGCGCGTCGTCGGCGGTTGGCTGGCGCTGGCGGGTGAGGCGCACGTGCGCGTCTACGGTGGCGACTTCACGTCGTTGCACGGCGACGCGCCGCGCTGGCGTCCGTCGGCGTCCCACGTGGACAGGTTGCTGGCCGATCCGCTGCTGTGGCTGGAGGCCGAGCAGCAGAACCTGTGCTCCGCGGTCGAGACGAGCGCCGAGGAGGGGTTGCACGAGGCGTGCTGGGACCTGGCGTTGACGCTGGTCACGCTGTTCGAGGCGCGGTGCTACTTCGCCGACTGGGACCGGACGCACCAGCGGGCGCTGGCCGCGGTGCGGGCGGCGCGCAACAGCCGGGGCGAGGCGGCGCTGCTGTGCTCGTTGGCGTCGTTGCAGCTCTCGTGGTCGCGGGCGCGGGCCGCCCGCGACCTGGTGGAGCCCGCGCTGCGGACGTTCGAGGCGCTGGCCGACGGGCAGGGCGTGGCGCTGGCCCGGCGCAACCTGGCGCTGGCGCACCACCGCCTCGGTGACCTGGACGCCGCCGCGCCGCTGTACCTGGCCGCGTTGGAGGGGTTCCACGCGTCCGGGGACCCGGTCGGGCAGGCGTGGGTGCTGACGCAGGTCGCGCAGATCGAGCTGGAGAGCGGGGAGCAGGAGTCGGCCGCCAACCGGTTGTACGAGGCACTGGACATCTGCCGGCGGTTCGGCAACCACCGGGTGGAGGTGCAGGTCCGGTACCGGTTGAGCGACCTGATGATCCGGCAGGGCCGGCACGACGAGGCCGCGGAGGCGTTGACCGAACTGCTGACGGGGGTGCGCGCGTCCGGCGACACGGTCGGCGAGGCGCGGGTGCTGCACAAGTTGGCGGTGGTGAGGGGCGCCCTGGGGGACGCGGGGGGCGCGGAAGCGCTGTTGCGCGAGGCGCTGGAGGTCCGGGAGCGGGCGATGGACCACGGCGGTGCGGCGGAGACGCGGGCCGAGTTGGCGGTCGTGCTGGCCGATCGCGGTGACCGGGACGCGGCGGTGAGCCTGCTGGGCCGGGCGATCTCGACGTTCGCGGAGCGGAACATGGGTGCGGCGAGGCTGCGCGCGCAACAGGTCCTGGAGCGGATCAGGACGACCTGA
- a CDS encoding helix-turn-helix domain-containing protein, with protein MDGNLTHWQFGDLLKKYRMKQGATQRQLADLSTVSVRAIRDLEAGRASRPRRDTVRLIAEGLRLSGRELTRFEAAAMRSRGGVEIDFVPDLAAVPPPAALDVLVGRDAEVSSLLALLGEGGSRLVAVTGLPGVGKTRLVVEVAGRLHDSGAARVLWDAATAQAPGGAAGRLRLLVHSALAVAEDGEGWEALATLIGDREAVLVLDGHDPAWPDPDRVLALAHRCRRLRLLRTTRGSHPIPGERVVALAPLAHGHAVRLLGRLAGHGTTGASGAALTEVAARLDGLPGALEAAASWLVVYRPDELLDLVRADPLGVVADRLPDLRDALRRTLSGVDGAAVGALAAARGDWSVADAARLTGIAPVACARLVRHLLLLGLVRPVGDDRFRVLALAGALTASVLPVGLPLDAARDS; from the coding sequence ATGGACGGGAATTTGACGCACTGGCAATTCGGCGATCTCCTCAAGAAGTACCGCATGAAGCAGGGGGCCACACAGCGGCAATTGGCCGACCTGTCCACGGTCAGCGTCCGGGCGATCCGCGACCTGGAGGCGGGGCGGGCGAGCCGGCCGCGCCGCGACACGGTGCGGCTCATCGCCGAGGGGCTGCGGCTCAGCGGGCGGGAGCTGACCAGGTTCGAGGCGGCGGCCATGCGGTCGCGCGGCGGTGTGGAGATCGACTTCGTGCCCGACCTGGCGGCCGTGCCGCCGCCCGCCGCGCTCGACGTGCTGGTCGGCCGGGACGCCGAGGTGTCGTCGTTGCTCGCGCTGCTCGGCGAGGGCGGTTCGCGGCTGGTGGCGGTGACCGGCCTGCCCGGTGTCGGCAAGACGCGCCTGGTCGTGGAGGTCGCGGGGCGGTTGCACGACTCGGGCGCGGCCCGCGTGCTGTGGGACGCGGCCACCGCGCAGGCCCCCGGCGGCGCCGCGGGCCGCCTGCGGCTGCTGGTGCACTCCGCGCTGGCCGTGGCGGAGGACGGCGAGGGCTGGGAGGCGCTGGCGACCCTCATCGGCGACCGGGAGGCGGTGCTGGTGCTCGACGGCCACGACCCGGCGTGGCCCGACCCGGACCGGGTGCTGGCGCTGGCGCACCGCTGCCGGCGGCTGCGGCTGCTGCGCACCACGCGTGGCTCCCACCCGATCCCCGGCGAGCGCGTCGTCGCGCTGGCGCCGTTGGCCCACGGGCACGCCGTGCGCCTGCTCGGCCGCCTCGCCGGTCACGGCACGACCGGCGCGTCCGGCGCCGCGCTGACCGAGGTGGCCGCACGGCTGGACGGGCTGCCCGGGGCGTTGGAGGCGGCGGCGTCCTGGCTGGTGGTGTACCGCCCGGACGAACTGCTGGACCTGGTGCGGGCCGATCCGCTGGGCGTCGTCGCGGACCGGCTCCCGGACCTGCGCGACGCCCTCCGGCGGACGTTGTCGGGTGTGGACGGTGCGGCCGTGGGGGCGCTCGCGGCGGCGCGCGGCGACTGGTCGGTGGCGGACGCGGCCCGGCTGACCGGGATCGCACCGGTGGCGTGCGCGCGCCTGGTGCGGCACCTGCTGCTGCTCGGCCTCGTGCGCCCGGTCGGCGACGACCGGTTCCGCGTGCTGGCCCTCGCCGGCGCCCTAACTGCCTCCGTGCTGCCGGTCGGGCTGCCCCTCGACGCCGCGCGCGACTCCTAG
- a CDS encoding cobalamin B12-binding domain-containing protein gives MDLVETDVGLDIVVTSLASDAHTWNLVFLQLVLEEMGHRVLNLGACVPDGLLVSECARHAPDLVVVSSVNGHGFHEAKRVIGLLRAEPGLASTPVVVGGKLGIDGPGGRERTSALVGAGYDAVFEDAGSLAAFRAFLDRLPVGVRS, from the coding sequence ATGGACCTGGTGGAAACCGACGTCGGGCTCGACATCGTGGTGACGAGCCTCGCGTCCGACGCCCACACCTGGAACCTCGTGTTCCTCCAGCTCGTGCTGGAGGAGATGGGGCACCGGGTGCTGAACCTCGGCGCGTGCGTGCCCGACGGGCTGCTGGTGTCCGAGTGCGCCCGGCACGCGCCGGACCTGGTGGTCGTGAGCAGCGTCAACGGGCACGGCTTCCACGAGGCCAAGCGCGTCATCGGCCTGCTGCGCGCCGAACCCGGTCTCGCCTCGACGCCCGTGGTGGTCGGCGGCAAGCTGGGCATCGACGGTCCCGGCGGGCGGGAGCGCACCTCCGCCCTGGTCGGGGCCGGGTACGACGCGGTGTTCGAGGACGCCGGGAGCCTGGCCGCGTTCCGCGCCTTCCTCGACCGGTTGCCCGTGGGCGTGCGGTCATGA
- a CDS encoding SDR family oxidoreductase translates to MADHVVDGANGFVASHLIGALVARGDSVVALARAGEEVVRRRVADALTTLHLNPALAEKVQVERFSLAEPELGTSTSEVFAEPCTYWHSAALITFFPRREAELHAVNVVGSANAAAAFSRHAKPGSRYVHVGTAYQHGTTQGKALEQWPEYGHPSEFRNDYEHSKRTAEVDLSRTELARKGAVLVARLGVMVGHSGTGRALSDLGIYDFIRVIALFARRTPGERVRFVCHPRAALHLTPVDGTVDRMLALAAGPLDRPVRHLVPSAAVPVTDVFAAISRHLPVELVAVTAADVEAEPFGRFEAIVNMRCKFTSPYFRYEYGFESHEDAEPPPVTPRILDLLISWYVREGLPE, encoded by the coding sequence GTGGCTGACCACGTGGTAGACGGGGCGAACGGGTTTGTCGCCTCCCATCTCATCGGCGCGCTCGTGGCGCGCGGTGACTCGGTGGTCGCTTTGGCGCGCGCCGGTGAGGAAGTCGTCAGGAGGAGGGTCGCCGATGCGCTGACCACGCTGCACCTGAACCCCGCCCTGGCAGAGAAAGTACAGGTCGAGAGGTTTTCGCTGGCCGAACCGGAGCTGGGGACGTCGACCTCCGAGGTGTTCGCCGAACCCTGCACCTATTGGCACAGCGCCGCTCTCATCACGTTCTTCCCGCGTCGCGAGGCCGAGTTGCACGCCGTCAACGTGGTCGGCTCGGCCAATGCCGCCGCCGCGTTCTCCAGGCACGCGAAACCCGGCTCCCGGTACGTCCACGTCGGCACGGCCTACCAACATGGGACTACCCAGGGTAAGGCGTTGGAGCAATGGCCTGAATACGGTCACCCGTCCGAGTTCAGGAATGACTACGAACACTCCAAAAGGACGGCCGAAGTCGACCTTTCGCGGACTGAATTAGCCCGGAAGGGTGCCGTTCTTGTCGCTCGATTGGGCGTCATGGTCGGCCACTCCGGAACCGGTCGGGCGCTGTCCGACCTGGGCATCTACGACTTCATCAGGGTCATCGCGCTGTTCGCGCGGCGCACCCCCGGCGAACGCGTCCGCTTCGTCTGCCACCCGAGGGCCGCCCTGCACCTGACACCGGTCGACGGCACCGTCGACCGGATGCTGGCGCTGGCGGCCGGTCCGCTCGACCGGCCGGTGCGGCACCTCGTGCCCTCGGCCGCGGTGCCCGTGACCGACGTGTTCGCCGCGATCTCCAGGCACCTGCCCGTCGAACTGGTCGCCGTCACCGCCGCGGACGTCGAAGCCGAGCCCTTCGGCAGGTTCGAGGCGATCGTCAACATGCGGTGCAAGTTCACCTCCCCCTACTTCCGGTACGAGTACGGGTTCGAGTCCCACGAGGACGCCGAGCCACCACCCGTCACACCGCGAATCCTCGACCTGCTCATCTCCTGGTACGTCCGCGAGGGGCTCCCCGAATGA